A genome region from Hydrogenoanaerobacterium saccharovorans includes the following:
- a CDS encoding sodium-dependent transporter — protein sequence MEREKFASRLGFLLISAGCAIGIGNVWRFPYITGVYGGAIFVLIYLLFLLILGLPIIAMEFSVGRASRKSVALSFNVLQPKGTKWHVYRWFGMAGNYLLMMFYTTVAGWMLAYFVKIARGEFEGKTPDQVGAIFGNFTAQTWEQIAWMIVIVLLGFGVCSLGLQKGVEKITKLMMCSLFIIMIVLAVRAVTLPGAIEGLKFYLVPDVSKMIENGVANTIFAAMGQAFFTLSLGIGAMAIFGSYIGKERSLMGESISITLLDTSVALIAGLIIFPSCAAYGINPGEGPGLVFVTLPNVFNNMMGGRLWGSLFFVFMTFAALSTVIAVFENIISFAIDLTGCSRKKAVAVNLVAIILLSLPCVLGFTVLSGFHPLGGSSNILDLEDFIVSNNLLPLGSLVYLLFCTSRYGWGWKNFITECNQGKGVKFPQWARFYVSYILPIIVLLIFVQGYISKFFVK from the coding sequence TTGGAACGTGAGAAATTTGCATCTCGATTGGGCTTCTTGCTCATTTCAGCGGGTTGCGCAATCGGTATAGGGAACGTTTGGCGTTTCCCATATATCACAGGTGTGTACGGCGGTGCGATATTTGTACTGATTTACCTGTTATTTTTATTGATTTTAGGCTTGCCCATCATTGCTATGGAATTTTCTGTTGGCCGTGCCAGCCGAAAAAGCGTTGCGCTCTCTTTTAATGTGCTGCAGCCCAAGGGCACAAAATGGCATGTTTACCGTTGGTTTGGTATGGCGGGCAACTACCTTTTAATGATGTTTTACACCACAGTGGCGGGATGGATGCTTGCGTATTTTGTTAAAATAGCAAGAGGTGAGTTTGAAGGGAAGACACCCGACCAGGTAGGGGCGATATTTGGTAATTTTACCGCCCAAACATGGGAACAGATTGCGTGGATGATAGTCATCGTTTTGCTCGGTTTTGGTGTATGCTCTTTGGGCTTGCAAAAAGGTGTAGAAAAAATTACAAAACTGATGATGTGCAGTTTGTTCATCATTATGATTGTTCTTGCCGTCCGTGCAGTAACGCTGCCGGGTGCTATAGAGGGCTTAAAGTTTTATTTGGTGCCGGATGTAAGTAAAATGATAGAAAACGGTGTTGCCAATACTATTTTTGCGGCGATGGGACAAGCATTTTTCACCCTAAGCCTCGGTATTGGTGCAATGGCAATTTTCGGCAGCTATATCGGCAAAGAGCGCTCACTTATGGGCGAATCGATCAGCATTACATTGTTGGATACCTCCGTTGCGCTGATTGCAGGACTCATCATTTTTCCATCTTGTGCAGCGTATGGCATTAACCCGGGCGAAGGCCCAGGGTTGGTTTTTGTTACCTTGCCCAACGTGTTTAATAATATGATGGGCGGACGCCTGTGGGGCTCACTGTTCTTTGTATTTATGACATTTGCGGCACTCTCCACAGTCATTGCGGTATTTGAAAATATTATTTCGTTTGCAATTGACCTTACCGGTTGCAGCCGTAAAAAAGCGGTTGCAGTTAATCTGGTTGCAATTATATTGCTCTCTTTGCCATGTGTACTTGGTTTTACTGTGCTCAGCGGGTTTCATCCTTTGGGCGGCAGCAGCAATATTCTTGACCTTGAAGATTTTATTGTAAGCAACAATCTCTTGCCGTTGGGCAGTTTGGTGTACCTTTTGTTCTGTACCTCGCGTTACGGCTGGGGTTGGAAAAACTTTATTACCGAATGCAATCAAGGCAAGGGTGTAAAATTCCCGCAATGGGCACGTTTTTATGTCAGCTACATCTTGCCAATAATTGTTCTGTTGATCTTTGTGCAAGGTTACATCTCAAAATTTTTTGTAAAATAA
- a CDS encoding amidohydrolase family protein, producing the protein MIEDIRKLKITDVHTHIYPGKIAEKATASVGQFYNIGMNRIGFPHTLVESGEKIGVSKYLVCSVATKPEQSHSINDFIFDKCKKYPQFLGLGALHPEQTDWENEIERIVEMGLRGVKYHPDFQKFNIDDPNMIPVYRKIRDAGLIILFHMGDDRYDFSAPQRLYNVMQQIPDLVCIAAHFGGYQRWSDAAKYLLCDNIHFDTSSSLWKLTPDEAAGLIHHFGADNVLFGTDFPMWDHEQELNRFLKLNLADEENDKILYRNFERLFGVSV; encoded by the coding sequence ATGATAGAAGACATACGAAAATTAAAGATTACCGATGTTCACACACATATCTATCCGGGCAAAATTGCAGAAAAAGCCACTGCTTCGGTGGGTCAGTTTTATAATATCGGGATGAATCGCATTGGTTTTCCACATACTCTGGTGGAAAGCGGCGAAAAAATAGGTGTATCAAAATATCTTGTTTGCTCTGTAGCCACCAAACCCGAGCAATCACACTCCATCAACGATTTTATTTTTGATAAATGCAAGAAATACCCTCAGTTTTTGGGTTTGGGGGCACTGCATCCCGAACAAACCGACTGGGAAAACGAAATCGAACGCATCGTTGAAATGGGGCTGCGGGGTGTAAAATATCACCCCGATTTTCAAAAATTCAACATCGATGACCCAAATATGATACCCGTTTACCGCAAAATACGTGATGCGGGGCTGATTATCTTGTTCCATATGGGGGATGACCGCTACGATTTTTCGGCACCTCAGCGCCTTTACAATGTGATGCAGCAAATCCCCGATTTGGTTTGTATTGCGGCACATTTCGGTGGGTATCAGCGGTGGAGCGATGCCGCAAAATACTTGCTGTGCGATAATATCCATTTTGATACCTCCAGCAGTTTATGGAAGCTTACCCCCGATGAAGCCGCAGGGCTGATTCACCATTTTGGTGCAGATAACGTGCTGTTCGGTACGGACTTCCCCATGTGGGACCATGAACAAGAATTAAACCGATTTTTAAAGCTTAATCTTGCAGATGAGGAAAACGACAAAATTTTGTACCGGAATTTTGAACGCTTGTTTGGTGTATCGGTTTAA
- the mscL gene encoding large-conductance mechanosensitive channel protein MscL: MTMWKEFKKFAFKGNVLDMAVGVVIGGAFGKIVTSLVNDIIMPFFGFITAGMDFNKLKHILSPAKVVAGEIVKPEAAIMYGSFIQNVIDFLIIAFSIFVVVKIMNHKRDAQKKAQPAVPPAPTEAELLAEIRDLLQEKSKETSNK, translated from the coding sequence ATCACTATGTGGAAAGAATTTAAAAAGTTTGCTTTTAAAGGCAATGTACTGGATATGGCAGTAGGTGTCGTTATCGGCGGTGCGTTCGGTAAAATTGTAACCTCGCTCGTCAATGACATCATTATGCCGTTTTTTGGTTTTATTACAGCAGGTATGGATTTTAACAAGCTAAAACATATACTAAGCCCTGCAAAAGTAGTTGCAGGTGAAATTGTAAAACCCGAGGCAGCCATAATGTATGGCAGTTTTATACAGAATGTCATTGATTTTCTCATCATTGCATTCTCAATTTTTGTAGTGGTCAAAATAATGAACCATAAAAGAGATGCCCAGAAAAAAGCCCAACCAGCAGTACCGCCCGCCCCTACCGAGGCAGAACTGCTCGCCGAAATTCGTGACTTGCTTCAAGAAAAAAGCAAGGAGACCTCAAACAAATGA
- a CDS encoding ABC transporter ATP-binding protein, which yields MNNTRNMKTSTLIKRFAPYFKKYSKILILDLFCASLTTICEMVLPLMVRFITNKGMNDLQSLTLELIFTIGALYLVLRIIDTAAYYYMANIGHMMGAYIETDMRTDLFAHLQKLPYSYYDNTKVGQIMARITSDLFDITEFAHHCPEEFFIAALKIVVSFIILSSINLPLTLIIFSIVPIMFVSLRYFNRKMRRAFKASRHQIGELNSQVEDSLLGVRVVKSFANEEIEEEKFEQGNGDFLHIKKDMYRYMAGFHSTTRLFDGIMYITVVVAGAIFMLHGKINPADLMAYLLYVSTLLTTIRRIVEFTEQFQRGMTGIERFLEIMDTPVDIADSPDAQEMGDVVGDIQFEHVDFRYEDNKDNVLSNIHLHVKPGDNVALVGPSGGGKTTLCNLIPRFYDVTAGRILIDGKDIRDFSLHSLRSKIGVVQQEVYLFSGSVYDNIEYGKPGATKEEIVQAAKLAGAHEFILNLPEGYHSYVGERGVKLSGGQKQRISIARVFLKNPPILILDEATSALDNESERIVQQSLEKLAHGRTTFTIAHRLTTIRNAATILVLTENGIEEQGTHDELLAKQGVYFHLYNMSDLGNNK from the coding sequence ATGAACAACACCAGGAATATGAAAACAAGCACTTTAATCAAACGTTTTGCGCCCTATTTTAAAAAATACAGTAAAATTTTAATACTGGATTTATTCTGTGCCTCTCTCACTACAATTTGTGAGATGGTTCTTCCGTTGATGGTACGTTTCATCACAAATAAAGGCATGAACGACCTGCAAAGCCTTACTTTAGAATTGATTTTTACCATAGGTGCATTATACCTTGTGCTACGCATCATAGATACGGCGGCGTATTATTACATGGCAAACATCGGGCATATGATGGGCGCTTACATTGAAACGGATATGCGAACTGACCTTTTTGCACATCTGCAAAAGCTGCCTTATTCTTATTACGATAATACCAAGGTTGGGCAAATTATGGCACGCATCACCAGCGACTTATTTGACATAACAGAATTTGCGCATCACTGCCCCGAAGAGTTTTTCATCGCCGCCCTTAAAATAGTGGTATCGTTCATTATTTTATCTTCTATAAACCTGCCGCTTACGCTTATCATTTTTTCGATTGTACCTATTATGTTTGTAAGCTTGCGCTATTTTAACCGTAAAATGCGCCGCGCATTTAAAGCATCCCGCCACCAAATCGGCGAGTTGAACTCACAGGTAGAAGACAGCCTGCTGGGTGTGCGCGTAGTAAAATCTTTTGCCAACGAAGAGATTGAAGAAGAAAAATTCGAGCAGGGCAACGGTGATTTTCTGCACATCAAAAAAGATATGTACCGCTACATGGCGGGCTTTCACAGCACTACCCGTTTGTTTGACGGCATCATGTACATCACGGTGGTGGTAGCAGGCGCAATCTTTATGCTGCACGGTAAAATTAACCCCGCCGATTTAATGGCGTACCTGCTATATGTTTCTACTTTGCTTACCACTATCCGCCGAATTGTAGAATTCACCGAGCAATTTCAGCGCGGTATGACCGGTATTGAGCGCTTTTTAGAAATAATGGATACTCCCGTAGATATTGCAGACTCTCCCGATGCGCAAGAGATGGGGGATGTTGTGGGTGACATCCAATTTGAACATGTCGATTTCCGTTATGAAGACAACAAAGACAACGTGCTCTCTAACATCCACCTTCATGTAAAGCCCGGTGACAACGTTGCGTTGGTAGGCCCTTCGGGCGGCGGCAAAACAACTTTGTGCAACCTTATCCCCCGTTTTTACGATGTAACTGCCGGCAGAATTTTGATTGACGGCAAGGACATTCGAGACTTTTCGCTGCACTCGCTGCGCTCTAAAATCGGTGTGGTGCAACAGGAGGTCTATTTGTTTTCAGGCTCGGTGTACGACAATATCGAATACGGTAAACCCGGTGCTACCAAAGAAGAGATTGTCCAAGCAGCAAAGCTTGCGGGTGCACACGAGTTTATACTCAACTTGCCCGAAGGCTATCACTCTTATGTGGGTGAACGCGGTGTAAAACTATCCGGTGGGCAAAAGCAGCGCATCAGCATAGCGCGTGTATTTCTTAAAAATCCGCCCATCCTCATTCTGGACGAGGCAACTTCAGCACTGGATAATGAAAGCGAGCGGATTGTGCAGCAGTCGCTGGAAAAACTGGCACATGGCCGTACCACATTTACCATTGCGCATCGCCTTACTACCATCCGCAATGCGGCTACCATACTGGTGCTGACAGAAAACGGCATTGAAGAGCAAGGCACACACGATGAACTGCTGGCAAAACAGGGCGTCTACTTTCATTTATACAATATGTCTGACCTAGGCAACAACAAGTAA